The region aaaaaacagattcCATGGAGTGCAGTCATTTACTCATACATGGGCCTTAAATGTTCAGAGTACCACACTAGTTATTCAGTTAGTCAGAGCACATTAGcgcacactcaaacacactcacataaaCTAACACGCCTGCACACAGAcacgaacgcacgcacacacaccttggaCCACGGAAGCTGACATAAGACAGAAGATATTACAACAGGACTAGACTACAGCACTGGACACtccaaaaatatttagaaaccACACTAGGATGAAGCACGAGAGGACAGAAACACAGCTCGCTACACGTCAGTAGTGGAATTGCAGTTTTACAGTAATAGATGAACACATCCCATGGCTCAAGGAATATTTTCATGTACAGTAGAATAAATATTTGCTATTGCTACTCTGGTATTTTACATTCTAACCCTCGACAAACACAGAAAAGCGGGTGTAAAGCACACAGATTAAGTGTAGGTCCTGTATATTATGAATGTTCAAAGACTAGTGGTGTTTATCTGAACTCTTTAATTCTCTACATTTTACTTGTTTCAAAATGAGAGTGCTCATCACGGTTGAGGTCACGACTTGACTGTCAACTTAACATCAAAACGTCCTTGGTAGCGGTCTTTATCGCTGTAGTTGATGTTTTCTCCATATACTTTGCACTCGATGCGGATCTCCTGATCCAGGGTAACGTTAAACTGAATGGCCACCAGAGGCTGCAGGTACTGGGGATGCAGCACTTTGCCATAGTAGGGGTAGTACTGGAGGGGAAAGCCTTCGCTAATACCAAAGTACTTGATCTCTCCGATCTTGTTCCTGTCCTCGTCTTTCTGCAAACACAACAGCTGAGTGTGAGCTCAAACGTAACCCTTTCTTGCATAATGCTTCAGACAAATCTCCTACTTGTATGCATGACACACTAATGTATAATAACCAGACATTGTCAGATCCAACGTACCTTGTTGGAGCAGTGAATGGGGATCATGTTGGGTAGCAGTTTGCCCTGTATTGGCCCTGGGAGTGACTCGTTGTTGATGGGAGCCTagaaaaagagataaaaacGAAGAGCAGTCTGAACGTATGGTCACATCCTTTCACACTTATAGCGgattgaatttattttgagcAATGTTCATGTATAATGGTTCCTTGAATACAGTAAGGatgtaaatgtattaaaaagtAATCCTAGTTAGTGATTCAGTCTGACTCCTGGAAGTCGACTGTATAACGGTGGTGTCTTTACGATACAAATAAAAAGTTACATTCAAAGCCAAAGCATTTTCTCTCAAATCTATTCTACTTCTGAGGTGTTTGCAGTTGTAGTGCAAGATACTTTCACTAtactaaaaacaaacatgtaagcAGTATGATTTGCGCTCATTCTTGAGTTAACCACTGCCCTTCTTGCTGTGACTTTTTACCCACAGTGGATGAGTGTTCAGGTCTTGAACCAAGTTTTTGTTGCAAAAATATTCCTTTGCCTGAAAGATCTCCTGAACCCACAGAGACATCCcttttctcccttttctttttcagagtTAAGTACTCATCTTAGTGGTTAGGATTTTACACCCAGTATTTACTGATAACAAAAGCTACTTGCAAAGTCAAGCGTTTGCAACACATAAATTCACCGTCGCTTCAGTGGGTATTCTGTATCATGGCAACCAAAGTGCCACAACTCACCTGCGCCTGAAGCGCTCTTAGCCAATTGTTTTCAGGAGAGCGTTGGCCTGTTCAGCAGGGAAAACGTTTTGGTGTGCAGTACAGCCCCCAAGAGCACTGCAGTGATATAGTGCTCCCATAACATTATCATGCTCATGTTGAAAAGGATTATATATTCAGACTCAAGTGGCATCTCTTGACATTCATCAGATGGCTTTTGTCACACTATAATGTACAGAGTCCTTGAGGAATCAGACTCCCAATGAAATTCAATATCTGAATAACTGCCTCAAAATGATGAGCAGCATCCTGCACACAgttgttctttgtgtttatgttgtcATTGAGGCTTTATAGAAACCATTTCAGGTCCCCATTGCTGTGCATACTGTGACTTTGCTGCAtttagagtagagtagaactttatttattattactttatttaagGAACAAACTCATAATTCAACTCATCAAACAGGCAGCATGCAGCTGAACGGTTACTGTGACAAGCTAGTTCATCCATGGTAGTAATATTTTTACGCTGTGTGTTTCTATAAAGTGAGTATTCCTAACAaagcattgttttgttttaaagtttcAGTTGTCTTCCAATGTGTTAAACAACTGGTTGACTTCAAGTTGCATGTCACATGTGTGGCCATGTAGTAAGATCTTAGTGGGTGACATCTAGTAGCTATTAGTAAAGATTCTTCAagagcatcatcatcactcttGCAAAATTAAAGTGTGTTAATGTTACAACTTCCAGCATGTTTATGCTCTCTTTATAGTACCTTTATCAGTGTTAATGCAACTGTAATCACCTAGTCTAGGTTGTAAAGGTGCAGTAAACCCACCCTTGGTCTGAAGTTGACGATCCTGTTGAGCTTGACAATAAGGCATGGCTTTCCTTCCTTGAAGCCATAAGATGGATCAATCATTCCAGAGCAGCTACCAAGCAGAGATCTGCTGAAACGGCAAGCTTTCCTCTGTCCTGCATTATTCTCCAGACTTCCACGTTCCCTGTATGCGTCAGGAATATCTGGAAAGGATACAAAAAAACAGATCAGACCAATAAACCACTATGCACACCATTCACACCAAGCAACAGTCACTTTTTATCTATTCTCTCACTAAAATTTGCATTAAACTCAAAGGATGTTTCCTAAATCGTGAAGCAAATTTTATAAAATACAagttaagtgtttttttttaactgtctaCAGTCACTTGAGACAGAACTCAGGAATCAGCCGGTCAGGACAGTCTCTGTGTGACTGGACCATACTTGCCTCCACAGTCTTCATATTTCATCTGATCTAGCTGAAGCTCATCATCGTACATCGCCAGTAATTTATTCATGCTTTTGACATAATCCTTAAATGTCGATTCATCAGACATCTTGAAGGCAATTTCTGATTTCTCTGAGCGTGGAGTGTGTGATagacctgaaaaacacaaagttgATTAAATAAGAAACATTGTTCAGTGCAACAAATTAGGAAAAACCCAATTAGAAAATGACAGGGGTTACACTCTAATTGAATATAAGTGAGCTGTTAGGGCGAGTCTCTGGTCTGTTATCTTAGGATGACATGCAAAGCTGGATCTTGAGGATTTCCTCAGATGCTCCCTGTCAGCTCTTTACTGTAGTAATTTTCCACAGACCTTGTGCATGAGGCCTCAGTGAGGAGGGGCATGAGGTGATGGGTAAGAAAATACGGTAACTTTCAGAAGCCATTAtgctcattcatttattcatttgttgctGTGGTTATGAGCAAGTTCCAAGTGCAACAGAGAGAGAACCAACGTTCACTCATTTGAATTTCAGTGGTGGCTTGTGAAAGTTCACCAATCCCCTGCCCCCACCCATCCACTCTCACGTGGGTTTCTCTCACAATGGAAACTTTTAGCCCCAGAGTGAGAGGCAGGCTTGggctctgaaaaaaaaaaaaaagtccaactaCTCCCTGCTTCCTTTATCTTGCCACTACTGGTAATACTGTACTTCTTTTTCTGCCCAGCTACTCTTGACTCTCAAGTCAAAGCGGACGgctgacaataaaaacagcagGCAAATTAACTTGTGTGCATGGAGCCAGTCGTTTACAATGACTCCTAAAAATACCGCCAAGGCTAGAGTGTGTGCTGTGCAAACAAGTACTGGCACAACAAGACAAGACAGAGTGCTTAAAATCTACATCATCAAAGCTTGCAGGAAATTCTAAAACACTTATAGGCTGAGTGCAGCAGGGTTTGGAGTTTTAATAAGTACAGATTCAAAAGTCGCTCCAGAAACAACCCTCGACGCCTCTCAGCTGTGACAGGAAGAATACAATTTATCAAAGAACAAACACTGGTGTCTGAGCATTAAACATGCCGGCCGTGACACATTCATAGCACACATGAATCGCTTTGGTCACAAACCGTTCCCCTGTAGCCTGAGGGGGGAAACATCGACTGGCTGAGAGGAGTGAAGGACAAAATGGCTGAACCTATCTGAGGTCAGAAAGACTTCTGATAGAGTAGCTGCTTCAAGGCACACCCCAGCAGTCGTTTTTATCTCCGTAACCCAGGCAGAGCCACACCGTCACCAGaccccaaaataaaacaactccTGTTACAGCTTTGGACTACCAGCTGATGAAATGTCCATAAGTCCAGGAGATCATTCACACAGATCGAATTAAAAGGCAAACAGATTTACCTGGGGGGGCGACTCTGTCCTGATAGGTAGGTTTGTAGTTACTTAATGTGAGCAGCAGCGCTTGGATGGTCCCGACAAAAATCCCAGCCAAGCACAGGTAGAATATCACGTAGAACAAGATGATTTTAACTGTGGGGAAAGAGAGCAGTTTGTTAATGCAGTGACAAGAATCAGATGATTCACTGTTGGTTGCTTATTAGTCTGCTACCTTTTGAAATCTTATGTTATTGCAAATGGAATAttttgacctgttggttggacTGTTAGTGATGACatagtgttgtgttgtttcgTACACCATCTGATAGATTAAGGAAAAGCAGACTTGATTTGAACACAGCATActtcaaagaacaaaatgttCTTTTCATCGAGCACCATGAGGTCAGTTCCGCAGGAATCAGAGCAGCTTCTAGTTTCCTAAATAGAAGGTTTGGTTCTTGTCCTACACCTCTCAACTGTTAGCCAAGCTAGATTTGGACAAACCTCAAGGAGCCAAGCAAACAACCGGGAGGTCGAGTCAATACAACCTCCACTAACTACACACCACAATCTGATTTATCATCTCATTGTAAAGCTGCTTCAGAACAATTGaagctttttttcattcattcaagttttTTTCCACCCAATTGAAATCCCACAGCCATTATGCAACAGCAGGAGGGCATGGTTCCGGATCAGGATGAGTCAGTCAGCAGAGCCACAGCCACcatccatacacacacagtccctTCCACCACCACTTCAACAGGTTTGGTATAAAAACACTGTCCTAATTTCACGTAACACACTGAGCTTTGCTTTCACCCTCAGGTTTCACTCGTGCCACAAACATAACACGTGTTTGCTTACTACCAGTCAAGTTCAGTGCCGAAGCGATAAAGCAGAATAACCTGATCGTTCTTATTTATAAGTCCCGAGGTCGTCATGATACAAGGGATCTGAAGCATGCGACAATACTAATTCATACTTTATTCTCACCGAAGTTGTTGAGTGTTGGAACAGGATACTGAACacaacacatcaaacacactgaCAATAATGTTAACATCTGAAAAGCTGTTGAAAATGTGATTATAAATGTTTAGTATATATCATTTAATGTACATCTGCATTTCATTGCTTTTTACCTGTCACATATGCAATGacaataatctaatctaatctaatattgCTCCAAATCAAAAACTAAGACAAAAATACTACTTCAACAGTAATTCAACACTTTTGCCATGTTATAACATATATTGTACATAGTGTATGTCTAGTACAAGTCTGCAAAGGAACCCTGTAGTCTTGACATGTTTTTGTGGTGAGGTTGAGTCAAAGAATGCCCAGAATCAGCATGTTTCACATGAAAACCTACTTCCtttcatatttgtattttacaacCAAACCTACATGAAAAGCAAAATATCCAGATCATAACCTGATCCCATTCtacacaaaaaagaataaatgatcTTTTTGCATTAATGAGATTAGTGATCTTCCTTGCACCTctagtcattttaatttttaatatattaccATATTACAGTATTCTGAATGACATTTATGTCTTTCTTAAAGGAGAATGGCTGTCGAGGGCACAGAGCTTTGAAATCTATTGAATAAACGTTACGTGTCTAGGACTGCTATTTATATGCCGCGTCAATCAATAACAAATCTCATTTGGGATTGCTACCAGAATTTGTATAGCCCCATAACGGCCATCCTCTAGCATCATGATCGCCTGATCTGTTTGCTATTGCAACACCTTCCCAAAATGTCTCCTTTTGCCAGTCTCCTGTTCAAATCACCCACAGCAAAACCAGTTTGGCGGGGTTGTTAACAGGTTCAGTGCTGTAGCCTTAACTCCTCCAACAGACAAAGGAAGTTCACAGAACATGGCTCACGTGCTACAAACATCAATTTCAACACTGTTTATCTGGATTCAAAAACACAGAGAAGCCATGACCACAGAATAAGTTTTTCTTAGCACGTAAGAACAGAATAAGTTTTAAATCACTAGGCTTTGGAGACAATGCTGGATTTTGTGTTGTAATATTGATACAAGTGTTCACAGCACCAACTACCAAAGGAAAtttacaaccttttttttcttgtgagcCTGCCACCAAAAATAGCTGGAGCGATATGAGGAACACAGTATGGATGGACACTTTATGTGATGATGGACTGTTAAGGATTACAACCATGAGGtgacttttataaataaaaatgttgccaTGGCCACCTGTTGTAAGGTGAATGATTTTGAATCACAGATGAACTGTTTTTTTCATGGAATCTGGTACATTTCTGACAAGCATGTTGGAGGAACTGAACCTGCAGTCACTGACAGACAAGCTCTGACTCTTGGTTAGAGTTTCAATAACATGTCTTTGTTAATTAGCAGAACAGCggctcctgtgtgtgtatgagtgtattCATAGCACATTAGTTAAGGTTCACAAAGACAGCAGCTCTGTGTGGGGGCATGTGGGTTATGTAGGTGCACCATTTTGTTGCAAGCAACGACATAAATGTAAGTAGCTCAGAAAGTGGCCTGTTGGTGGTGAAGAGCTGAGTTTGAATGGAGAGCACCTCCCCCACCAGACTGGTGCTGCAGCATGATGTGAGGGGGCCGTCACCACGTTCACACCTCACCGAGAGCTCTCCACGCACACTGGCGCTGTTGTAGTATCCCAGTCAAAGCTTCACCAGTCTAAAAGCGCATTTTTCTGACAGGCTCAACCgtctgaacacacaaaaaaaaacaccgcTAGTTAGCGGCAGAACCACGCGTCTTCACACTGACATGTGTCGCTTCCTGTACTTCGCCTACTGGAAACAGCGGGAATAGAAATAGTTTCGTCCAAATGCTGCCTCGCGACACCCAAATGCCGCCTCGCGACACCCAAATGCCGCCTCGCGACACCCAAATGCCGCCTCGCGACACCCAAATGCTGCCTCGCGACACCCAAATGCCGCCTCGCGACACCCAAATGCTGCCTCGCGACACCCACTGGCCGACCGTTAAGGTTTAAACTCAAGGGCACAAGCGGACCTGTTGCTTACGCTGGTGGGCGCTTTTAGTTGGTGCGACACCGCTCCCCCCCACCCACGACAAACCCGGACAAAAAACAGCCTGTAATGCACCCGTCCTAACCGTGGAACTACACGACTGCCCACGGAACCAGTCAAACTGCGGTGTAATTCAAACAATTCACCTAAAAAAGAGCAGCCCGTGTGTGTTCACCCATTACGGCAACACCGCTGAGATTTTTCGCCAGATGTTTCACCTTTAGCTAATATAAACCCCTcgttcatctttttttattcaacttCAGCTGTTCTGCCATGTAACTGCCGACCGGAGTTATTTCTCGTAGGGACCGAGCGAGCCGCGGAGGGGCGGCCCTGGAGACATGCGAGTCGTGATCGGCTCCCCAGCACCGTGTTGCCAAGCGGCGTCTGGCCGAACCCGACCGCCCTCAGTCACGGAGAGAGAAAATGTCGCTTCTGCTCGGTTTAACGGGTTTACTGAAATTAACTGGTGATGTGTAAGGCTGTACAGTTAGCTcatcaaaccaacaaccaccGCTGGTCCTATTAACTGAGTCTTACCTCGATTTAAAGTATTGTAACAGTGGTAAACGGATTACAGCTGGATCCATTAATCTTTGGCTGGAGTGAAAGGTAGAAAGGCATCAAGACAGGAGCGGGTATTACTTATTAAAACGGCCCTGTTTTAGTTCACCAGTGAGCTAAAATACAAGACTATAGCAGTGAGACATGGAAGAACCCAACACAACTTCAACTGTTCGTTATAGCACAGAGTTGTAGTCCACCAACACTGCCCTTCAAGATGACCTTTTCATTATTAACGAATGGCCCGATATGGGGGCTACGCCTCGGGCAATCTCTCCCACAGCAGTGTGTGGGGCTGAACATAAAAGCCAACGGTCTACTTTCAGTCAATAATCATCTTTATTCCCATTAAATTCGACCTTAGAGAGTCTGGTGAGCTAACCCTGTCATGGGAGACGGTTTTCCACTGAAGACTTCTCTTCTACATGAAGCAGCCTCCATTAAAATGGGAGTCACGACGCAGTGTGTCACAGCAGTGGATCTAACAGGTGCTGCCTGTACAGCAGGAAATGGAGAGAACCTGGATCCCGCTGAGATCCCCTCTTTCCACCCACATCAGGGTCTGACAGAACCGAGCAGCGGCTAGCTGTGAACTCCATAGCGGTTaatttaaaggggggggggtacttaCACCAACTGCACCCTGTTCGTCCTAGAAACTCTTTCTTCTGTGAATTCCACACAAATGTCCTCCATCCGCCGTCGCTGTCTTTATTCCCCGACATGTTAACTCCCGGTAATGTCCCGTCTGTTCGCCTGATGTGAATTAACGGAGTGTTTCGCCCTCACTGTTCGCTGTCCCCTTCAGGAAAAGAGAAAGGACAGCACCGTAACCGGACCCACCAATTGTACCGCACGCAGTTTACCTCTCAGGAAAGCCGGCTCCGCCCGCTAACTCCTAATAAGTTCCCACTGGTGGAGGGAGGGCCGAGTCCGACAAATCACAGCCTCCGTCTGCTTGTGCGTAAGAGGGAGACGAGGGGCTCCAGACAGTCCGATCACAGGGGCTCTCCGACCGAAGAGCCGCCACCGCTACCTCAACGCTTTATGAGCGCGAGATGCCCCGTGTCGCGCACGAGCACCAATTTAAATCTGTAATTTCCCGGGTAAAGTTGCCCCCTGGGATGAGCTAGTTGTTAATGTTCATGGGGAACAATTATGCaaccacatttttcttttttccccccaatacATCATCAATTTTATCCCTTTATTGTCACTGGGTTACATCCGTATCTTTATTACATCATACAGTTTGTGCTTGGATCTGTGGTCTGTTAAGGGGTGGCcacaaactaactaactaaggAAGGGAGGAACAAGCGCAATTGTAAGATAGATACATTAAAATACATCTTCTCTTTCTGATGCATGCAGACCCTCTGGTCACTGCCTTCACGatccatattttttctttttttcccccttttctgCACTGCTTATTCCGCTTATGCGTGTCACagaggttgctggagcctaccaACCAATCGTGGGTAGATACCAGCCAAACGTTTCCCAGGTAAACTTGTGGCCCTACCCTCCTAGGATGGGCTGGTAATTGTTAGTCTTCATGGGGCACAATTATGCaaccatatttttcttttttttcttttttcaatacaTTTCATTATATTTACCCCTTTATTGTCATTGGGTTACATATGGTTCTTTATTATGTCATAGCTGTCTCCAACTGAAAAGGTTCCAGTTACTTCAACACTTTCTGCACCTGAGGTGCCCCGTGTTGCTCATGAGCCCCAACTTGAATCTTTCCTTTCCCAGGTAAACTTGTGGCCCTGCCACCCAAGGATGAGCTGGTAGTTGTTAATCTTCATGGGGCACAATTATGCAGCCAAATTTTTTATGGCATACAACATTCAATTCTTctccctttatttttatttctttccgaTGAGAACTTAAGTGTGACAATTAGTTAAATAAAGTAACTTATGGATGAATCAAtatctaaaattatttttttcaaataaggTGGGTTTCCATATAAAATTTTTGGTCTTCTTCaatgagacaaataaaaacaatttggcTTGCAGGAGGGCAGGTCAGCTTTGTGGTTAGAAGTGAGGGATAGGCTAAGGATTGTCAAGTTTAAATGAAGGATGTTGTTTCAGTGCTATTGCTAACGGTAATAGTGCATTACGCCCCAAAATTGTAATGTGCTGATGTGCAGAACAACTGCAAATTCTGTGAAAACAAGATAAAGAGCACCTCTTTACACAGCGTAGTAACACAACTGGTAGAACATGATTAAACTAATACTCACCCAGGGCTCTTTGGGGCCCATAGTGGTCACTGGGGCCCCTCACAGCCACTTGATTTACTTTAAGTCAGAATCATCTACAGGGGATCATATTGTTAGTCTGAATGCTGGTTACCATTGTTTTCAAGACTAAAATGGGtcaaaatatttagatttttctttttagagaAGCAACATATTTTcagcaaaacaaaattaatcttGGAAATTTAAAGTTTGCCAAACGCTAACACGAGCCACCTCAAGACATTGTTCTAATATCTGGGGGCCACCAATGGATTATAGTTTACGTAACTGTTAATAATTCAATGACAGATAGTAggattgaaaataataatttaacgTTTTAGCATAATAAGTTAGCACTCAAAGCTATAAGTGTAACACTGTAAACACTACAATCTATGACTGACGCTATGTTTGCTAaatgcacaaaacaaaataatatcttAGTATATGGAATATtgaggcacacacacatgcacacacacgcacacacacacacacacacacacacacacacacacacacacacacacacacacacacacacacacacacacacacacacacacacacacacgcacaagctTAGTATCATATTCTAGCTTTTCAGGAATGTTGAATAAACATATTCTCATGTGACGTAGCAGTGAACTGAAAACTGGTTTTGGCAATATTTCAGAAAGGTTGACAAATGCAGTAGAGTTCACTGTAACCTGTCTTAATTATGGTAATAAGCATTACATATTTAATCCAGTTTTTAACTGGGTAAACTGTCATGATGCTCAGTGTCATCTGGTCATGAGTCACTGGATGATGACACCGTGTGCTGAGAAGTCAGAGGGTAAATGTATAATTTCTCATAAATGACACATTACAGCACTTTTGTTTGATTAATAATTTCTTATTACATTTGACATGTTGTAAATGAATAATTTCACATGTGAACAAATTGACCTGAATATTGACTAATTTCCATTCAAGCTGTTCCATTTATAATCTTAAACTCGTGAGTCATGTTCAAGACAGTGGAAGGACATAACTAGTGTATCCTGTAACTTTTTCAAAGATTGAATATTGAAGTGACGGTTTTTGGAGACGTGCTTCAAAAGTAGACCAAGAACAAAAGACACTGCTATGCTTACAATGACGGTCAgctgatttatatttatttatattgattGACTTATATTCATGTTTGTTAAGAACTGTTCTGCTGCTTCAAAGTTGAAGTCATGAACTCAGGAAAATACATTGTGCAAAATACTAAACTGATTATCAtcaaacttcattttatttacaatagACATAAAGTTTCAATAAATTATGTTGCGGAAGTGTAATCTCAAATATGTTATAATAtgccaaagaaagaaaaagtagaaCACCTCTCATCTAAATTACTGTTTTTACTCATATGGGAAGTGCTTCAAGCAAACTACACCTTTTCCTTTATCTATGCAATCAGTATTTCTGTTCGTTCCAGAGTGAAACAGCCAGTGCTGGTCGATTTTGAAACCATCATAAGTCAACAACGTCACACACCTCTTTGTAAGACTATTGATTGTGCAGTGATAACATAGCAGCCACTATTTACATAGATCAAGGCTTTGCCAAGATTACTAGGAGGTGCAGCATTCTGAGATAGGTTGTGGATGGAATGTGGTATGCAGTGTGTGAAACGGACTTCAGCTCGTCAACAATAGTACATCTATACAGCGGGCCGTACAGCGAATTCACACTGAGGCAGAGCAAAACATCTCGGctcaaaatcattttttatgGTCAGATAAGAAACAGCGggagaaaaacagattttcaatAATGTACTCTTCCTGACAAGGTTTATTAATTGTGGTGATTCTTTTGGCACTAAAAAAGTCCTCTGGTAGTGTAAAACACAAATTGTACAGATGTAGCACTACCATATCTAAATTGCACATCTGCTCATACTGTGTGGAATGTGTTGGattagaaatttaaattaaatgtcataGTTTACGCATACCCTACAggattttgacattttagtCTGTTGTTCTATTTATAGCCTTGTACCAAGTGATAAGAAACAGTGACAAAGAGAATGACTTAACACAATCTATGGCTAAAGCTGCCTCTACAGTTACTCTTCAAAAAATGTACCCAACACCTagataaaacacacatattATCACCTTATGAAATAGATATATGAACCTTGTTATAAAACGAAGAACATTAAGTTGGTCAGCCAACCTAAAGCAAGTCCAGGTGAttattttgctcttcttgatttacctggacctggatgactgagaacctacatagACTCATTAGAAAACAGTTGCCTAATTCAGATATATGGATCAACATTTACATGCAGCTCAGTTCTCTGGTGAGCTTTGTTTGGAAAACCTAACTAGATGTTAACTAGCCAGTTGATAACTCTATCTGTGTGCTCTTTGGTGCTTGACAAGTCCAGCCCAAACAACACCTTCTACATCTAGAGACAATGCCAGTGAAGGCGCGGAGAAAGTCAGCTTGAAAGACACTAAAGGTTTGTAAAACTACAGTCAAATTCAGAATCGAGTATTAATTACCTGCAAGTTCAtcacaaaaaactttttaacaAACGTTTATTTAGtccctttttaaattaaatcattaagGTGTGGTAGCATGTCCTAAAGAAAGGCTGTTTTAAACATtgccacatacagtatatcctttAGCAAAACGGACAGTCCACCCCAAAATCAAAATACATATGCaatgcatttttaatcttttaaggTGTCACTGGGAGCTTTCCTTTTATCATTGGTTGGCAGCCTGTAACTCAGCAAAGTAAGATTGCAGCTCAGATGACGTAAATGTCTGAATCATTCCCTATCAGAAATCTTTTGTCTCAATTGAAATGGTAATACTGTGtagttaaaaaatgaaatgattcttACACGAAAATAATTCTTACACAcatcaatgtctgtgtgttatCTTCATGATCTATTAAGCGTCAAAAAgatttagcatttagcagcaTTTACATTAATGTCATTTGAGAGAAGGCAGATTTCCCAAATCATCAAAACTCAGCATAAATCACACCAAAGCAATCCAGATGGATAAATTGCACAGCAGATAAGACGAAACGTTAGTATAGAAAGTCAGATCTGATCTAAAATGTACGTTGAGTTTatgattatttttgaaaaataaatttacagaATGTAAACACTTTAGCCATTTAAAGCAGATTCACATCATTGTTCTCTACTCTGCACTCCTCCACATCTTTATGACTTTGTGGCATCAATttagagaaaagaaacagacaggaatTGTTTTCCAGGATTTGTGGGAACAAGAGATTCTCGAATTGAGCTGCAATTTTAAGATGGAGTACCAGTAAATTTAAGCCTTGGTCTGTAATTCACAAAGTTTTCTGCAACTTCCAGCATAGCTTTCTGTTACAAACATTGTTCACATGTCTTAGGTACACATGATAACAACCATAAAAAATGAGCATTAAGTCAGTGTGGTGTGCAGGAGCCCCAG is a window of Antennarius striatus isolate MH-2024 chromosome 7, ASM4005453v1, whole genome shotgun sequence DNA encoding:
- the atp1b1a gene encoding sodium/potassium-transporting ATPase subunit beta-1a codes for the protein MSGNKDSDGGWRTFVWNSQKKEFLGRTGCSWFKIILFYVIFYLCLAGIFVGTIQALLLTLSNYKPTYQDRVAPPGLSHTPRSEKSEIAFKMSDESTFKDYVKSMNKLLAMYDDELQLDQMKYEDCGDIPDAYRERGSLENNAGQRKACRFSRSLLGSCSGMIDPSYGFKEGKPCLIVKLNRIVNFRPRAPINNESLPGPIQGKLLPNMIPIHCSNKKDEDRNKIGEIKYFGISEGFPLQYYPYYGKVLHPQYLQPLVAIQFNVTLDQEIRIECKVYGENINYSDKDRYQGRFDVKLTVKS